One part of the Lentimicrobium sp. L6 genome encodes these proteins:
- the ribF gene encoding riboflavin biosynthesis protein RibF codes for MELIKDIKNFPKLSYPVVSIGRFDGVHIGHQKLLKICKSIATEKQGQVVIITFDPGPEEVLFEKSKDEVKLLNTIEEKAKLLESFGVDYLLVIPFTEAFSHTTSFDFVRSILVEQIGVKEVVMGFDNQYGYGRDGDFLLMNKFADKYGFLVNEVPMEDIHKLGISSVRIRKYLTEGNIPAANKFLGYKYQMSGLVVQGNQIGRTLGFPTANMDVKDKYRHKLMPAGVYVVEIKIGEEHFYGMANIGYRPTIRLEKHDLSSEVNIFNFNRDIYGKHITMCFLEKIREEEKFDGLETLKKQLTSDKEKACLMMERFTDCK; via the coding sequence TTGGAACTCATTAAGGACATAAAAAACTTTCCCAAACTTAGCTATCCTGTGGTTAGTATAGGTAGATTCGATGGTGTGCATATTGGTCATCAGAAATTATTGAAGATATGTAAATCTATAGCCACTGAAAAGCAAGGGCAAGTAGTCATTATCACCTTTGACCCAGGACCAGAGGAAGTTCTTTTTGAAAAAAGCAAGGATGAGGTGAAACTACTCAATACCATAGAAGAAAAGGCCAAGTTGCTGGAGTCTTTTGGAGTGGATTATCTGTTAGTCATCCCTTTTACTGAGGCCTTCTCACATACCACTTCCTTTGATTTTGTGAGGAGTATTTTGGTGGAGCAAATTGGAGTAAAAGAAGTGGTGATGGGCTTCGATAATCAATATGGATATGGCCGTGATGGTGATTTTCTCTTGATGAATAAATTTGCCGATAAATATGGTTTCTTAGTGAATGAAGTGCCCATGGAGGATATTCACAAATTGGGCATTAGTTCTGTTAGAATCCGTAAATACCTCACCGAAGGAAATATTCCTGCTGCTAATAAATTCTTGGGCTATAAATATCAAATGTCGGGCTTGGTGGTTCAAGGGAATCAAATTGGTCGTACTTTAGGTTTCCCCACAGCCAATATGGATGTTAAGGATAAGTATCGCCACAAGCTCATGCCGGCTGGTGTTTATGTGGTAGAGATTAAAATAGGCGAAGAGCATTTTTATGGCATGGCCAATATCGGATATCGTCCAACCATTAGATTAGAAAAACATGACCTCAGTTCCGAAGTCAATATCTTTAATTTCAATAGAGATATTTATGGGAAACATATCACCATGTGTTTTTTAGAGAAAATTAGAGAAGAAGAGAAGTTTGATGGCTTAGAAACGCTAAAAAAACAATTGACTTCGGACAAAGAAAAGGCATGCCTGATGATGGAGCGATTTACGGATTGTAAGTAA
- a CDS encoding aspartate-semialdehyde dehydrogenase, translating to MRIAVVGVTGMVGGVILQVLKESELVITELIPIASEKSAGKEIVFDGQTFTVLTIEEGLKKNPQIAIFSAGGATSKKWAPVFVKQNCYVIDNSSAWRMDKEIPLVVPEINTAQLTKEHKLIANPNCSTIQMVLALAPLHQAYQLNRLVVSTYQSVTGSGVGAVRQLQDERICRPAPAKFYPHPIDMNLIPHGGDFLENDYTSEEMKLVDETRKILGDDSIRVTATVVRVPVMGGHSESINAEFHQDFEIKDAVELMRNYPGITIQDTPLNNDYPMPKFAEGKNDVFVGRIRKDESQDKTMNMWVVADNLRKGAATNAVQIAEYITKNFAI from the coding sequence ATGAGAATAGCAGTAGTAGGCGTTACGGGAATGGTTGGAGGCGTTATCCTCCAAGTACTAAAAGAAAGTGAATTGGTGATCACAGAATTGATCCCTATTGCTTCGGAAAAATCAGCAGGCAAAGAAATCGTTTTTGATGGCCAGACATTCACTGTTTTAACCATAGAAGAAGGCTTAAAGAAAAACCCTCAGATTGCCATCTTTTCAGCTGGTGGTGCTACTTCTAAAAAATGGGCTCCTGTATTTGTCAAACAAAACTGCTATGTGATTGACAATTCTTCTGCTTGGCGCATGGATAAAGAAATCCCTTTGGTGGTTCCTGAAATCAATACCGCCCAACTAACCAAAGAACATAAACTCATTGCCAATCCAAATTGCTCTACCATACAAATGGTATTGGCTTTGGCTCCACTTCACCAAGCCTATCAATTAAATCGTTTAGTGGTTTCTACTTACCAATCGGTTACTGGCTCTGGCGTTGGCGCTGTTCGGCAATTGCAAGATGAAAGAATTTGTCGTCCTGCTCCAGCTAAATTCTATCCTCACCCTATCGATATGAATTTGATTCCTCATGGTGGCGATTTCTTAGAAAACGACTATACCTCTGAGGAAATGAAACTGGTAGATGAAACTAGAAAAATATTAGGTGACGATAGTATTAGAGTAACCGCCACCGTGGTTCGAGTTCCTGTGATGGGTGGGCATAGCGAAAGCATTAATGCTGAATTCCATCAAGACTTTGAGATAAAAGATGCGGTGGAATTGATGCGAAATTATCCTGGAATCACTATTCAAGATACACCTTTAAATAACGACTATCCCATGCCTAAATTTGCTGAAGGGAAGAATGATGTTTTTGTGGGTCGTATTAGAAAAGACGAAAGCCAAGATAAAACCATGAACATGTGGGTGGTTGCCGATAACCTAAGAAAAGGCGCGGCTACCAATGCTGTTCAAATTGCAGAATATATTACCAAAAACTTCGCTATCTAA